A window of the Hydrogenobacter hydrogenophilus genome harbors these coding sequences:
- a CDS encoding TOBE domain-containing protein, with protein sequence MNLLRGRVEKVEFDHGISHVEVSTHIGTIHSVVLEERGEGAGFIKESSLVDCFFNETSPVLTQEPIANINTFDGVVKGLEVGKVLCMVHVEKGETTLKVLLLKQQVDLLGLSEGKKVFIFLPPWHVALEVVHE encoded by the coding sequence ATGAACCTACTCAGGGGAAGAGTGGAGAAGGTTGAGTTTGATCACGGAATTTCTCATGTGGAGGTAAGCACTCATATAGGCACTATACACTCCGTAGTTTTAGAAGAGAGGGGAGAGGGGGCGGGTTTTATCAAGGAAAGCTCTCTTGTAGATTGTTTTTTTAACGAAACAAGCCCTGTGCTTACACAAGAGCCCATCGCTAACATAAATACTTTTGATGGGGTCGTAAAAGGTTTGGAGGTGGGAAAAGTGCTGTGCATGGTGCACGTGGAGAAAGGGGAAACAACTCTAAAGGTTCTTCTTTTGAAGCAGCAGGTGGATCTTCTTGGATTGTCTGAAGGTAAAAAGGTCTTTATCTTTTTGCCACCATGGCATGTAGCTTTGGAAGTAGTCCATGAGTGA
- the modA gene encoding molybdate ABC transporter substrate-binding protein — MLRTLFFALMVAFSFSRAELIRVFAAADLQYALKDIAQLYEKEHPQDKVELIFGSSGKGTAQIKAGAPFHIFFSADMKYVEVLYKEGYVITKPKPYAIGRLVVWVRKDSGLDPSKFPQILLDPKVRKVAVANWEHAPYGRAAKEALENYGVFDKIKDKLVLGENVSQTASFVYSGSADVGIIPLSLAVSENMKKVGTYWLIPEDKYKPIVQGYGITKVGENSQAVRRFYEFVLSPKAVEILKKYGFDVPKEK, encoded by the coding sequence ATGCTGAGGACTCTTTTCTTTGCTCTCATGGTGGCATTTTCTTTCTCAAGGGCGGAGCTCATAAGGGTCTTTGCTGCGGCAGACCTTCAGTACGCTCTCAAAGACATAGCACAGCTCTACGAGAAGGAACATCCACAGGACAAGGTGGAGTTAATATTTGGCTCTTCGGGTAAGGGCACCGCTCAGATAAAGGCAGGCGCACCCTTTCACATCTTCTTCTCAGCGGACATGAAGTATGTGGAGGTGCTATACAAAGAAGGATACGTAATAACCAAACCCAAGCCTTACGCTATAGGTAGGTTGGTAGTTTGGGTAAGAAAGGATTCGGGTTTAGACCCCTCTAAGTTTCCTCAAATTCTGTTAGACCCAAAGGTCAGAAAAGTAGCTGTGGCTAACTGGGAACACGCACCCTACGGAAGGGCTGCTAAGGAGGCTTTGGAAAACTACGGCGTTTTTGACAAGATAAAGGACAAGTTGGTGCTTGGAGAAAACGTGTCCCAAACCGCAAGCTTTGTTTACTCTGGTTCTGCGGATGTGGGTATAATACCCCTCTCTTTGGCTGTGTCTGAGAACATGAAGAAAGTAGGCACCTATTGGCTTATACCAGAGGACAAGTACAAACCCATAGTGCAAGGCTATGGTATTACTAAGGTTGGTGAAAACTCCCAAGCGGTAAGGCGTTTTTACGAATTTGTGCTATCTCCAAAAGCGGTGGAGATACTCAAAAAATACGGTTTTGATGTACCCAAGGAGAAATGA
- a CDS encoding substrate-binding domain-containing protein, with protein MRYNRVKSYRLKRGLSQEDLSTLTGIPRTTISAIESGRALPSVDYALRLAKALGCTVEELFSPEEEPITFEAFKGGPFISAKMSNREVLYPAGFMPPDGFYSKGEIHRLNKNPLPTYVFAGCDVSINLVSYQLLEEGIRFIVIHASSERALRLLKEGWVHIAGIHLGSFEENLKVVSEYLGRGFRLAQLFSWEEGVALREGLEVKSLQHLKNSFLLWLLREKGTGARKVFEEIKEDIRPTQWKEVSGSHRDIAFSLRNGFGDAGITTRLFAVEYGLGFFSVKREDYCICYREELEEDKYFQRVINALTSKVYRECLENLPGYYASKKLEIARL; from the coding sequence ATGCGCTATAACAGGGTAAAAAGCTACAGGCTCAAGAGGGGGTTGTCTCAAGAAGATCTCTCTACACTTACGGGGATACCAAGAACCACCATAAGCGCCATAGAGTCTGGAAGAGCTCTTCCTTCTGTAGATTACGCTTTGAGGCTTGCAAAGGCTTTAGGTTGCACCGTGGAAGAGCTCTTTTCACCAGAAGAAGAACCCATAACCTTCGAAGCTTTCAAAGGAGGACCTTTTATAAGCGCAAAGATGTCAAATAGAGAAGTTCTTTATCCTGCGGGCTTTATGCCACCTGACGGATTTTATAGCAAAGGTGAGATACACCGCCTTAACAAAAATCCTTTACCTACCTATGTGTTCGCAGGGTGCGATGTCTCTATAAATTTAGTGTCTTATCAGCTTTTAGAGGAAGGCATCAGGTTTATAGTTATACACGCTTCCAGTGAGAGGGCTCTAAGGCTTCTGAAGGAGGGGTGGGTGCATATTGCCGGTATACATTTGGGTAGTTTTGAGGAAAACTTAAAAGTGGTTAGTGAGTATCTTGGAAGGGGCTTTCGCCTTGCTCAGCTTTTTTCTTGGGAGGAGGGAGTGGCTCTGAGGGAGGGCTTAGAGGTAAAAAGCCTTCAGCATCTTAAAAACTCCTTCCTCCTTTGGCTTTTAAGAGAAAAGGGCACAGGTGCCAGAAAGGTGTTCGAGGAGATAAAGGAAGACATAAGACCCACACAATGGAAGGAAGTTTCTGGTAGCCACAGGGACATAGCCTTTAGCCTAAGGAACGGCTTTGGTGATGCGGGGATCACTACAAGGCTTTTTGCGGTGGAGTATGGGCTTGGGTTTTTCAGTGTCAAAAGGGAAGACTACTGTATCTGCTACAGAGAAGAGCTTGAGGAGGATAAATACTTTCAAAGGGTTATAAATGCTCTGACTTCCAAAGTGTATAGGGAATGTTTGGAAAACCTTCCCGGATACTACGCAAGCAAGAAGCTTGAAATAGCAAGATTATAA
- a CDS encoding M16 family metallopeptidase, translating into MTSLVLAEELYTYRLPNGAQLIVKRRDDTQAVALHVWFKVGSIYENYQEKGMAHFLEHMLFNGSEKYPYGQIDKLVESMGGNINAGTSKEYTFYHIEIAKPYWKPALEILYQLTQKPLLSEDMIEKEKPIVIEELKRGKDNPSTVLWEEFEKLAYKVSPYRFPIIGYEETIQKFTRESLLRFYRNFYQPKNMYIVVVGDVDPDQVKEEVINTFGKEEGRPVVRPHIPTEPEQMGVRFKEITDSRLEKAYWIIGWRVPSIGSKEYYALVVLDQILGSGRTSVLYRELKEKGLVYSVYTGDLARPQDNMYVISATFDPEKYAQVKERLKEILTQLSSQLTDEELKKAKERLINSEIFSLEKVSSDAYYIGYSITVVGLLDYYKYFENNIKSVRKQDVLKVLENCLNKENYDEVLMLPKR; encoded by the coding sequence ATGACAAGTTTGGTTTTGGCAGAGGAGCTTTACACATACAGGCTACCTAACGGTGCACAGTTGATTGTAAAAAGAAGAGATGACACTCAAGCGGTTGCTCTTCATGTATGGTTCAAAGTGGGTTCTATATATGAAAACTATCAAGAAAAAGGTATGGCACACTTTTTAGAGCACATGCTTTTTAACGGCTCAGAAAAGTATCCTTATGGCCAAATAGACAAGTTGGTAGAAAGTATGGGGGGCAACATAAACGCAGGTACTTCTAAGGAGTACACCTTTTATCACATAGAAATAGCAAAGCCTTACTGGAAGCCGGCTTTGGAGATCCTGTATCAGCTAACACAAAAACCACTCCTGTCTGAAGATATGATAGAAAAAGAAAAACCTATAGTCATAGAAGAATTAAAAAGAGGAAAGGACAACCCATCAACAGTCCTTTGGGAGGAATTTGAAAAGCTCGCTTACAAAGTATCACCTTATAGATTTCCCATTATAGGCTACGAAGAGACCATACAAAAATTTACAAGAGAGTCCCTTTTGAGGTTCTACAGGAACTTTTACCAACCTAAGAATATGTACATAGTAGTGGTAGGAGATGTAGACCCGGATCAAGTAAAAGAGGAGGTTATAAACACCTTTGGCAAAGAGGAAGGTAGGCCTGTTGTAAGACCCCATATACCTACAGAACCTGAGCAGATGGGTGTCAGGTTTAAAGAGATCACGGATAGCAGATTAGAAAAGGCTTACTGGATAATAGGTTGGAGAGTCCCCTCGATAGGTTCAAAGGAATACTACGCTTTAGTGGTATTAGACCAAATCTTGGGTAGTGGAAGGACTTCTGTGCTTTACAGGGAGTTAAAGGAAAAAGGCTTGGTTTATAGTGTTTATACTGGAGACTTGGCAAGACCACAGGACAACATGTATGTTATAAGTGCCACTTTTGATCCTGAAAAGTACGCACAGGTCAAAGAGCGCTTAAAAGAAATTCTAACTCAATTGAGTTCCCAGCTAACTGATGAGGAGCTGAAAAAAGCAAAGGAAAGGTTGATAAATTCAGAGATATTTTCCTTAGAGAAGGTTTCAAGTGATGCTTACTATATAGGCTACTCAATAACCGTTGTGGGACTCTTAGACTACTACAAGTATTTTGAAAACAACATAAAGTCTGTTAGAAAACAAGATGTCCTGAAAGTTTTAGAAAACTGCCTAAACAAAGAGAACTACGACGAAGTACTTATGCTACCTAAAAGATGA
- a CDS encoding M16 family metallopeptidase, producing the protein MHSVVLDNGVRLIIKQTHGKGIVAGVIFIKSGVHGESKKGITNLITTLLTKGTKKYSSYDIASAFEDYGGSISANTTDDYVEIAFATKVEGLQRGLEVIRSMLYEPAFNEEDISREKTNIISAIRSKRERGYELAMEHLRTLTFKGTDYEVSPLGKEEDIKSITKDDLINRWKDLLKGGSVVVSIVGDIQPEKVETMIKPLFLEMPIGAFDIGKKDVYIQTSQLQKVKRPGAQTTLLCAFNAPKIEDKDYYSFKVLVSALGNGMTSKLFKELREKKGYAYATYAYYPTRLLSPRMFAYVGTSPEKSQSALEDLIKVVQSSELTQEDVKLAKSKLVGDFLLDHQTRLKQAWYLGFYEIMGLGWKMDELYPEKVESVSYQEVLEVQKKYLDKHQCVVVEP; encoded by the coding sequence GTGCACAGCGTAGTGCTTGATAATGGTGTAAGGCTAATAATAAAACAGACTCACGGAAAGGGCATAGTTGCGGGTGTTATATTCATAAAGTCTGGTGTGCATGGAGAGAGCAAAAAAGGTATTACAAATCTTATCACAACACTTCTTACAAAAGGTACAAAAAAATACAGTTCTTATGACATAGCCAGTGCCTTTGAAGATTATGGTGGCAGTATATCCGCAAATACTACAGATGATTATGTAGAGATAGCTTTTGCGACAAAAGTGGAAGGTCTGCAAAGAGGGCTTGAAGTGATAAGAAGTATGCTTTACGAACCTGCATTCAACGAAGAAGACATCAGCAGAGAAAAGACAAACATAATAAGTGCTATAAGGTCCAAAAGAGAAAGGGGATATGAGCTTGCCATGGAACATCTTAGGACACTAACCTTTAAAGGAACTGATTACGAAGTTTCTCCCTTGGGAAAAGAGGAAGACATAAAGAGCATAACCAAAGATGACCTGATAAACAGATGGAAGGATCTGCTCAAAGGTGGAAGCGTAGTGGTCAGCATAGTTGGAGATATACAACCTGAGAAGGTAGAGACTATGATAAAGCCCTTGTTTTTAGAAATGCCTATAGGTGCCTTTGACATTGGTAAAAAGGATGTTTATATACAGACAAGTCAATTACAGAAGGTAAAAAGGCCAGGTGCACAGACAACCCTGCTATGCGCTTTTAATGCCCCAAAGATAGAGGATAAGGACTACTACAGTTTTAAAGTGCTTGTGAGTGCTTTGGGAAATGGCATGACTTCAAAGCTCTTCAAAGAGTTAAGAGAAAAGAAGGGATACGCTTATGCCACCTACGCTTACTATCCTACGAGGCTCCTTTCTCCTAGAATGTTTGCTTATGTGGGAACCTCACCTGAAAAAAGTCAATCCGCTTTAGAAGACCTCATAAAAGTAGTTCAATCTTCAGAGCTTACTCAAGAAGATGTAAAGCTTGCTAAAAGCAAGCTTGTGGGTGATTTCCTCCTTGATCATCAAACAAGACTCAAACAGGCATGGTATTTAGGATTTTACGAGATCATGGGTTTGGGTTGGAAGATGGATGAACTCTATCCAGAGAAAGTAGAAAGCGTAAGCTATCAGGAGGTTCTTGAGGTTCAGAAGAAATATTTAGACAAACATCAGTGTGTTGTGGTGGAGCCCTAA
- a CDS encoding Crp/Fnr family transcriptional regulator codes for MVEEREKEIYYYAHKLFPFAPEDFKKELSTRSQKVHVPANTIVGSPGSLCQASPIVLEGSLKVYLLLESGREIFLYRITAGETCMFTNISILKNIPYPAYAVAEVDTTGLLLDVRAVRDLFEKYSYWRNFVLEMIAKNFYELFVMLNELLSKRVDKRLIKYLYEKSLKSKILRLTHEDIAKDIGTVREVVSRLLKDLEKDEIIQLGRGEIIIKDVERLKKELSF; via the coding sequence ATGGTTGAAGAGAGAGAAAAAGAGATATACTATTACGCGCACAAACTGTTTCCTTTTGCACCAGAAGACTTTAAAAAAGAACTTTCTACAAGATCTCAGAAGGTGCATGTACCGGCAAACACCATAGTGGGATCTCCGGGAAGTTTATGCCAAGCATCCCCCATAGTTTTGGAAGGTTCTTTAAAAGTTTACTTACTTTTAGAAAGCGGAAGGGAGATCTTCCTGTATCGCATAACTGCAGGTGAGACTTGCATGTTTACCAACATCTCCATACTAAAAAACATCCCTTACCCGGCTTACGCAGTTGCTGAAGTAGATACAACAGGGCTTCTTTTAGATGTGCGCGCGGTGAGAGATCTTTTTGAAAAGTACTCTTACTGGAGAAACTTTGTCCTTGAGATGATAGCCAAAAACTTTTACGAGCTGTTTGTTATGCTCAACGAGCTCTTGTCAAAAAGGGTGGACAAAAGACTCATAAAGTACCTTTACGAAAAGTCTCTAAAGAGTAAGATTCTTAGACTAACGCACGAAGATATAGCTAAAGACATAGGAACCGTCAGAGAGGTTGTATCAAGACTCTTGAAGGATTTAGAAAAAGATGAAATAATTCAGCTGGGAAGGGGTGAGATAATAATAAAGGATGTGGAAAGATTAAAGAAGGAGCTTAGTTTTTAG
- the pyrE gene encoding orotate phosphoribosyltransferase, whose translation MLEEKLKKMILERSLRVAQEPIFKLSSGRYSRYYIDLKQITLDPEGAHLVGSVMYSAIKPLKPHGAGGLTLGADPIAYAVAFVSYLDANPIKPFVVRKEKKMHGTGKQVEGLLKPGEKVVVLEDVVTTASSSLKAVRACREEGFEVLGVFCIVDREEGGRENIEKEGLKLYSLFKLSQLLKEV comes from the coding sequence ATGCTTGAAGAAAAACTTAAGAAGATGATCTTAGAAAGATCCCTAAGAGTAGCGCAAGAACCCATATTTAAGTTATCCTCGGGAAGATACAGCAGGTATTACATAGACCTCAAGCAGATAACCCTTGATCCAGAAGGAGCACACCTTGTAGGTAGCGTAATGTACTCTGCTATAAAGCCTCTAAAACCACACGGAGCAGGGGGGTTAACTCTTGGAGCTGACCCCATAGCTTATGCGGTAGCTTTCGTATCTTATCTGGATGCAAACCCAATAAAACCCTTTGTGGTTCGGAAAGAAAAAAAGATGCACGGCACCGGGAAACAGGTTGAAGGTCTGCTGAAGCCCGGTGAAAAAGTTGTGGTCCTTGAAGATGTGGTCACTACCGCAAGTTCCTCCTTGAAGGCTGTAAGAGCATGCAGAGAAGAGGGTTTTGAAGTACTAGGCGTTTTTTGCATAGTTGATAGAGAAGAGGGCGGAAGGGAAAACATAGAAAAGGAAGGACTAAAGCTCTATTCTCTTTTTAAACTTTCTCAGCTTTTGAAGGAGGTATAA
- the leuD gene encoding 3-isopropylmalate dehydratase small subunit: protein MVIRGKVWKFGDNVDTDQIIPARYLNTSDPKELAKHVMEDSEHPDFAQKHNPGDIIVAGKNFGSGSSREHAPIAIKYAGVPVVIAKSFARIFFRNAINIGLPIVEAPEAVDEINHGDEVEVDLDKGIVRNLTTGKEYTATKFPNELQAILKAGGLMEYAKQKLRGNA from the coding sequence ATGGTTATAAGAGGAAAGGTTTGGAAGTTTGGCGATAATGTGGATACAGATCAGATAATACCTGCCAGATACTTAAATACTTCTGACCCCAAGGAACTTGCCAAACATGTCATGGAAGATTCCGAACATCCTGACTTTGCACAAAAGCACAATCCAGGAGACATAATAGTTGCAGGAAAGAACTTTGGTTCTGGCTCTTCCAGAGAGCACGCACCCATAGCGATAAAGTATGCTGGTGTGCCTGTAGTTATAGCCAAGTCCTTTGCAAGGATATTTTTCAGGAACGCCATAAACATAGGCCTTCCCATTGTGGAAGCTCCTGAGGCAGTTGACGAGATAAACCACGGAGATGAGGTAGAGGTTGACCTTGATAAAGGCATAGTTAGAAACCTAACGACTGGTAAAGAGTATACAGCTACCAAGTTCCCCAACGAACTTCAGGCTATACTAAAAGCAGGTGGGCTTATGGAGTATGCAAAACAGAAACTAAGAGGCAATGCTTGA
- the dnaE gene encoding DNA polymerase III subunit alpha — MREFVHLHLHTQYSLLDGAIKIKDLALKAKELGYKAVAITDHGNLFGILDFYRSMKKEGIKPLIGMEAYFTTGSRHEKRGKGSEDNITDRYNHHLILIAMNDVGLKNLMALSSISYKEGFYYKPRIDYEVLSEYCEGLIAITACLKGVPTYYASIGDEEKAGYWVKKFKDLFGENLYLELQSNSLEEQERANRVLIDIAKRLGVKLIATNDSHYLNPDDRLAHQVLMAIQMKKTLMEIQQGVGFKCANEGLHFASPEEVWKKFEGKFEGWEKALLNTLEVAEKTSDTFELLESGGYLLPKYDTGDKTTGDFLRELAIKGLKQRIQQGLAKDTKEYWDRLEYELEVVSKMGFEGYFLIVQDFINWAKSQGIPVGPGRGSASGSLLAFSLGITDVDPIRHGLLFERFLNPDRISMPDIDVDFCMENRDKVIQYVKEKYGEENVAQIITYNVMKAKQTLRDVARALGVPYSTADTLAKLIPQGDVQGTWLSLEEMYITPIKELLEKYGQHRRDIEDSVSKFRKMCQENPEIKTLVEIALKLEGLTRHTSLHAAGVVISPIPLRERIPLYYDKDKTLATQFDMTKLEEVGLIKMDFLGLKTLTELKKMKQLVEERHGISIDYLRLPLDDPAVYELLRAGNTTGVFQLESVGMKNLLKRLEPDNFDDIVAVLALYRPGPLKSGLVDSYINRKHGKEPVEYIFPELEPVLKDTYGIIVYQEQVMKISQILCGFTPGEADTLRKAIGKKKKDVMQEMREKFIRGAVERGYDEQKVRKLWEDIEEFASYSFNKSHSVAYGYISYWTAYMKAHYPEEFFVVKLSTEKSDKKFINLIRDAKNMGFTILPPDINESQVDFTIVGRGKIRFGLARIKGVGEDTAKSIVECRKKKWNSLSDFLRSVDQRKVNKKVIEALIKAGAFDFTGESREKLLSNIDKTLKNGVIPLGDLFGAKDTNKDNTIDPLKYEKEVLGIYVSKHPIDPIEKLLLGKVKWLEELEELEEGTYYFAGVVSELKEKKTKNGTYMASFYLMDKTGIAEAVAFPDIYESNKEILKEDALVVLKCDVEHEEEYEETKLIVREVYKPEEFIKGESMYLTLVFTRELSDEELTKLKNCLTKHSNQEGKELILDLRINGYRTLLQADPSIKVLPSAELLEELKKLDIKLIV; from the coding sequence ATGAGAGAGTTTGTGCATCTGCACCTTCATACTCAGTATTCGCTTCTTGACGGAGCAATAAAGATAAAAGACCTTGCACTAAAAGCCAAAGAGTTAGGCTACAAAGCGGTTGCCATAACGGATCACGGGAATCTTTTTGGCATTCTTGACTTTTACAGAAGCATGAAAAAGGAAGGTATAAAACCTCTCATAGGTATGGAGGCATACTTTACCACAGGCTCACGCCACGAGAAAAGAGGAAAGGGTTCTGAAGATAACATAACAGATAGGTATAACCATCACCTCATCCTAATAGCAATGAACGATGTAGGGCTTAAAAATCTGATGGCGCTTTCAAGCATATCTTACAAAGAAGGTTTTTACTACAAGCCGAGGATAGATTACGAAGTTCTAAGTGAATACTGTGAAGGTCTTATCGCCATAACTGCGTGTCTAAAGGGCGTGCCTACTTACTACGCATCCATAGGTGATGAGGAGAAGGCAGGCTATTGGGTAAAAAAATTCAAAGATCTATTTGGAGAAAACCTCTATCTTGAACTGCAATCTAACTCCCTTGAGGAGCAAGAAAGAGCTAACAGAGTCCTTATAGACATAGCGAAGCGTTTGGGAGTTAAGCTGATCGCTACTAACGATTCCCATTATCTAAATCCTGACGACAGACTTGCTCATCAGGTTCTTATGGCTATACAGATGAAAAAAACCCTGATGGAAATACAACAAGGTGTAGGTTTTAAGTGTGCGAACGAAGGGCTACACTTTGCAAGTCCAGAGGAGGTGTGGAAGAAGTTTGAAGGCAAGTTTGAAGGTTGGGAAAAGGCTCTTCTTAACACTCTTGAAGTAGCAGAAAAAACATCAGATACCTTTGAACTTTTAGAAAGCGGAGGGTACTTACTGCCAAAATACGATACGGGTGATAAGACTACCGGAGATTTTCTAAGAGAACTTGCCATAAAGGGGTTAAAACAGAGAATACAGCAGGGGCTTGCAAAAGATACGAAAGAATACTGGGATAGGCTGGAGTACGAATTGGAAGTGGTCTCAAAGATGGGTTTTGAGGGCTACTTTCTCATAGTGCAGGACTTTATAAACTGGGCTAAGTCTCAGGGGATACCCGTAGGTCCCGGAAGAGGTTCTGCATCTGGTTCTTTGCTTGCTTTTTCTCTTGGTATAACGGATGTGGACCCTATAAGGCATGGTCTTCTCTTTGAAAGGTTCTTAAACCCAGACAGGATATCTATGCCAGACATTGATGTGGATTTTTGTATGGAAAACAGGGACAAGGTTATACAGTATGTGAAGGAAAAATACGGCGAAGAGAATGTGGCACAGATCATAACTTACAATGTGATGAAGGCAAAACAAACCCTGAGAGATGTGGCAAGGGCTTTGGGAGTGCCTTACTCCACCGCAGACACCCTTGCAAAACTTATACCACAGGGTGATGTTCAAGGTACTTGGCTTTCCTTAGAGGAGATGTACATAACACCTATAAAGGAGCTTTTGGAAAAATACGGACAGCACAGAAGGGACATAGAGGACAGCGTGAGCAAGTTCAGAAAGATGTGTCAAGAAAACCCAGAAATAAAAACCCTTGTGGAAATAGCTCTAAAGCTTGAAGGGCTCACACGGCATACTTCTTTGCACGCTGCAGGAGTAGTCATATCTCCTATACCCTTGCGCGAACGCATACCTCTTTATTACGACAAAGACAAAACCCTTGCGACCCAGTTTGACATGACCAAGTTGGAAGAAGTGGGACTCATAAAAATGGACTTTTTGGGACTCAAAACCCTCACCGAGTTAAAAAAGATGAAGCAGTTAGTAGAAGAAAGGCATGGAATAAGCATAGACTACCTTAGATTGCCTTTGGACGATCCTGCAGTATATGAGCTTCTAAGGGCAGGAAACACTACGGGTGTCTTTCAGCTTGAAAGTGTAGGTATGAAAAATCTTCTCAAAAGGTTGGAGCCGGATAACTTTGATGACATAGTGGCAGTATTAGCACTATACAGACCAGGACCACTAAAAAGTGGTCTTGTAGATAGCTACATAAACAGGAAGCACGGAAAAGAACCTGTAGAGTACATATTCCCAGAGCTTGAGCCAGTTCTAAAAGACACTTACGGCATCATAGTGTATCAGGAGCAGGTAATGAAAATATCTCAGATACTTTGCGGTTTCACTCCGGGTGAAGCGGACACTCTACGAAAAGCTATAGGTAAGAAGAAAAAAGATGTCATGCAAGAGATGAGGGAGAAGTTCATAAGAGGGGCAGTAGAGAGAGGCTATGACGAGCAAAAAGTAAGAAAGCTGTGGGAAGACATAGAGGAGTTTGCCAGCTACTCTTTCAATAAATCTCATTCAGTAGCTTACGGATACATATCTTATTGGACCGCTTACATGAAGGCACACTACCCAGAAGAGTTTTTTGTAGTAAAGCTCTCCACAGAGAAAAGCGATAAAAAGTTTATAAACCTCATAAGAGATGCAAAAAACATGGGCTTTACCATACTACCACCTGACATAAACGAGAGCCAAGTGGACTTTACCATAGTGGGAAGGGGGAAAATAAGGTTTGGTCTTGCAAGAATAAAGGGTGTAGGAGAAGATACAGCCAAATCCATAGTGGAATGTAGAAAGAAAAAATGGAACAGTTTAAGCGATTTTCTAAGAAGCGTAGACCAGCGGAAGGTTAATAAAAAGGTGATAGAAGCTCTCATAAAGGCAGGCGCTTTTGATTTTACAGGAGAAAGCAGGGAGAAACTACTCTCTAACATAGACAAAACCTTAAAGAACGGTGTTATTCCCTTAGGAGACCTCTTTGGTGCAAAGGACACAAACAAGGATAACACCATAGATCCCTTAAAGTACGAAAAGGAAGTGTTAGGCATTTACGTATCTAAACATCCCATAGACCCCATAGAAAAACTGCTTCTTGGGAAGGTAAAATGGCTTGAGGAACTTGAAGAGTTAGAAGAAGGCACTTACTACTTTGCGGGTGTAGTATCAGAGCTAAAGGAGAAAAAGACCAAAAACGGCACTTACATGGCAAGCTTTTACCTTATGGACAAAACGGGTATAGCTGAGGCAGTAGCTTTTCCAGATATATACGAAAGCAATAAAGAGATCCTAAAGGAAGATGCCCTCGTAGTTCTAAAGTGCGATGTGGAGCACGAAGAAGAGTACGAAGAGACTAAGCTTATAGTCAGAGAAGTTTACAAACCAGAGGAGTTCATAAAAGGAGAGAGCATGTATCTAACTTTGGTTTTCACCAGAGAGCTTTCAGATGAGGAGCTCACAAAACTAAAAAACTGCCTTACAAAGCACAGCAATCAAGAAGGAAAAGAGCTTATCTTAGACCTTCGGATAAACGGCTACAGAACACTACTACAGGCGGACCCAAGCATAAAGGTCCTGCCCTCCGCGGAACTATTAGAAGAACTAAAGAAGTTAGACATCAAACTGATAGTTTAA
- a CDS encoding DUF309 domain-containing protein: protein MSVEEDMLLTVKKLWEEGKFYEAHEVLEDIWRLFPKEDKLSRNCYQGIIRLAIAYYHYKCGRKDSALRVLKKVQAQLKECPKNFRYINIDYMLSFVSSSIECLEKEEDIKDFPKFHLNYQFDV from the coding sequence ATGAGTGTAGAAGAAGATATGCTTCTTACTGTCAAGAAGCTTTGGGAGGAAGGAAAGTTTTACGAAGCTCATGAGGTGTTGGAAGACATATGGCGACTTTTCCCCAAAGAAGACAAGCTTTCAAGAAACTGCTATCAGGGGATTATAAGGCTTGCCATAGCGTACTACCACTACAAATGTGGAAGAAAAGACAGCGCTTTGAGAGTACTCAAAAAAGTGCAAGCCCAGCTAAAAGAATGTCCAAAGAATTTTAGATACATAAACATAGATTACATGCTCTCTTTCGTAAGCTCCTCCATAGAATGTTTGGAGAAGGAGGAGGACATAAAGGATTTTCCTAAGTTTCATTTAAACTATCAGTTTGATGTCTAA
- a CDS encoding FUN14 domain-containing protein, whose protein sequence is MSVEELVADLGYGGFAGFVVGFAVKRVLNIFLMLLGLYILSLLWLKSKGIIDIHWSAFLNIFKGMFEGFNSFIYGIVRQVAFSSAFLGGFYLGFKM, encoded by the coding sequence ATGAGCGTTGAGGAGCTTGTAGCAGACTTGGGCTACGGAGGTTTTGCAGGTTTTGTGGTAGGTTTTGCTGTAAAGAGAGTGTTAAATATTTTCCTTATGCTCTTGGGGCTTTACATACTCTCTTTGCTGTGGCTCAAGAGTAAGGGTATAATAGACATTCATTGGTCAGCCTTTTTGAATATTTTTAAAGGCATGTTTGAAGGTTTTAACAGCTTCATTTACGGAATAGTTAGACAGGTAGCTTTTTCTTCTGCTTTCCTTGGTGGTTTTTATCTGGGGTTTAAAATGTGA